A section of the Petrimonas sulfuriphila genome encodes:
- a CDS encoding RagB/SusD family nutrient uptake outer membrane protein, which translates to MSFFTLLTACHGDLDIVQKSEVSANSMWQDEGDATSAIYGLYNRFRSTFEQGYMYWGEYRTGLWADGLAGQTARDQIYQNQIPTNHGYANWTDLYTTINQANLILKYTPEIEFVSEETKNKVLANAYFVRAFCYYWIGRIWGDAPVLLEGFESDKQEGLFPGRDAADLVFKQVGDDINAALIHMPASVTDRKLASQASINMLKADYNLWMFKVRNGGDAALNNAATAVAAVLGNGNYSLVTDYSSIFKNEGGPEVIFAWSYLQDEHTSGATNDWLVPSQYISPEYIENPVKVGSHQQWCFYTADYKALLSEYENDRRTIVSFQTFFDDKKNGTFQWINKYAGSWVSGTRIFDSDVIVYRYADAVLFDAEIKNAKNDRNGAVTALNKIAKRAYGVDSFYSNTLTASEIDALILKERMKEFAAEGKLWWDYIRFDVVFEKNPFLVGRENEQNILLWPVAQASINRNPNLNQTPGYDK; encoded by the coding sequence ATGTCCTTTTTTACGTTATTGACAGCATGTCACGGTGATCTGGACATCGTACAAAAGAGTGAGGTATCTGCCAACTCTATGTGGCAGGATGAAGGAGATGCTACTTCGGCTATATATGGGCTATATAACAGATTCAGATCTACATTTGAGCAAGGCTACATGTACTGGGGAGAGTATCGAACAGGATTGTGGGCCGACGGACTTGCTGGTCAGACGGCACGAGATCAGATTTATCAGAATCAGATTCCCACCAACCATGGTTATGCCAATTGGACTGATTTATATACGACGATCAATCAGGCTAATCTGATCCTGAAATATACACCAGAAATAGAATTTGTCAGTGAAGAAACAAAAAATAAGGTATTGGCCAATGCTTATTTCGTGCGTGCATTCTGTTATTACTGGATAGGCCGAATTTGGGGAGATGCTCCGGTATTGCTGGAAGGTTTTGAGTCAGATAAACAGGAAGGATTGTTCCCCGGTCGCGATGCGGCAGATTTGGTGTTTAAGCAAGTTGGTGATGATATTAATGCTGCGCTTATTCATATGCCCGCCTCTGTAACCGACCGTAAATTAGCTTCACAGGCCTCTATAAACATGTTAAAAGCTGATTATAATCTTTGGATGTTTAAGGTACGTAACGGAGGCGATGCGGCACTCAACAATGCTGCAACGGCTGTTGCTGCAGTACTGGGAAACGGCAATTACAGCTTAGTAACTGATTATTCTTCCATTTTTAAGAATGAAGGGGGACCGGAGGTTATCTTTGCCTGGAGTTATCTTCAGGATGAACACACAAGTGGTGCCACGAATGACTGGCTGGTGCCCTCCCAGTATATTTCCCCAGAATATATTGAAAATCCTGTGAAAGTGGGAAGTCATCAACAATGGTGTTTTTATACGGCCGATTACAAAGCATTGCTTTCAGAGTATGAAAATGACCGACGAACCATTGTAAGTTTCCAGACGTTCTTTGATGATAAGAAAAATGGTACTTTCCAATGGATAAACAAGTATGCTGGATCCTGGGTAAGCGGTACTCGTATTTTCGATTCGGACGTGATCGTATATCGTTATGCAGATGCTGTACTGTTTGATGCAGAAATTAAAAATGCAAAAAACGACCGTAACGGAGCTGTGACTGCTCTCAACAAAATTGCCAAACGTGCCTATGGAGTCGATAGTTTTTATTCGAATACGCTTACAGCTTCCGAAATTGATGCATTAATACTGAAGGAGCGAATGAAAGAATTTGCAGCAGAAGGAAAGCTTTGGTGGGATTATATCCGTTTTGATGTAGTTTTTGAAAAAAATCCGTTCCTTGTAGGTCGTGAAAATGAACAAAACATCTTGTTGTGGCCTGTAGCACAAGCATCTATCAATCGAAATCCCAATCTCAACCAGACCCCGGGTTATGATAAATAG
- a CDS encoding TonB-dependent receptor: protein MRKIYRFLALLTGIIFSVAFLQAQEIMVKGEVRDNEGETLPGVSVVVKGTTHGTVSDIDGNYALAVTSGSTLIFSYVGYQTLEVRVTSSPVINVVLNTSTVGLDEVVVVGYGTQSRRTITSAITKVGGEVLQNVPVNTVGEGLKGKISGTRIYSNNNTPGEDATIRIRGGSSINKSNEPLILVDGVERAFSGINPNDIESIEVLKDASSTAIYGSRASNGVVLITTKKGSVGKAPNITFEANMALQEAGTLYKFMNARDYLSIVRPAVAAGPNAKYNSMDGYSASSGNTATSIYSTRYLGEGETIPAGYYSMPDPIDPTKTLIFQDNNFQDEIYKQAVWQNYYVGLDGGNEGIRYNVSLGYTDDAGVAIATGFDRLNLRSNIDVNINKHLSLVAGFDYSRANSQEYPNQMNVISRGLATPPTQKKYNDDGTPTKGYNATSPNPLWYAYYNDQSREDKRLSAFGKLTYRIFDDLKIESQLSTYNHHYQSNSFQRANEFNGLRPASSSFGELKRDKLEIYATYIKGLDDHSLSIMGGHSYQKDSNQSLGASVDGASSDKVPTLTAGPNKKDATSNFTQDVTIGYFGRLTYDFQKKYLLSATFREDASSRFAKGKQWGFFPGASAGWIISDEPFMQGIKNLDNLKIRVSYGQTGNNAIGLYDAYGRYSTNARYDGFAGIVASTMPNMDLTWETSTQLDLGFDLSLFKNRFTVSADYFDKITENLLFSKELPNTTGFSSVQTNIGEVKFYGFDLEIGSTNIRTKDFEWTSKFTWSFVKNKVLKLPDNGRDKNRIGGITLADGTAFGGTAEGESLYRYYGYMVDYIIETEEQAKTAMYDNSAKGYLPSDGKKIAGRKHIGDYEWKNRPGSQTRNDKDYIDSQDQFFLGYTVPHSTGGLNNNLTFRNISLNVFVDWALGHSINNNSEMRYFMNTFANNYTLIDKVKQTWKAPGDKTKYARFTANDPDDGNANFSRTSNIFNYKGDYLCIREISLQYNVPSSKLGKLGMQNLAITLAGNNLHYFTAVEGVSPEVGASTTYNAGYYNYPPIRKYSIGVKVTF from the coding sequence ATGAGAAAAATTTATCGATTTTTGGCCTTATTAACTGGTATAATCTTTTCAGTTGCTTTTCTCCAGGCACAGGAGATAATGGTTAAAGGTGAAGTGCGCGATAACGAAGGTGAAACTTTACCTGGTGTTTCTGTGGTTGTGAAAGGAACCACACATGGTACTGTCTCTGATATTGACGGGAATTATGCGTTGGCCGTTACTTCCGGTTCAACACTGATTTTTTCATATGTGGGTTATCAAACATTGGAAGTGAGAGTGACAAGCTCACCGGTCATCAATGTTGTTTTAAACACATCGACAGTAGGTCTTGATGAAGTGGTGGTCGTGGGATATGGAACCCAGTCACGCCGTACCATCACGTCTGCCATTACCAAAGTGGGTGGAGAGGTATTACAAAATGTACCGGTAAACACGGTAGGAGAAGGATTGAAAGGGAAAATTTCCGGAACACGTATTTATTCAAACAACAATACGCCAGGTGAAGATGCAACCATTCGGATTCGCGGCGGTTCCTCCATCAACAAGAGTAATGAACCACTCATCCTGGTAGATGGAGTTGAGAGAGCGTTTAGTGGGATAAATCCGAACGATATTGAATCAATAGAAGTTCTTAAAGATGCCTCATCCACAGCTATATACGGTTCAAGAGCTTCCAATGGGGTTGTTTTGATTACAACGAAAAAAGGATCTGTTGGCAAAGCTCCGAACATCACTTTCGAAGCAAACATGGCATTGCAGGAAGCAGGGACACTCTATAAGTTCATGAACGCCAGGGATTATCTGAGTATTGTTCGTCCGGCAGTAGCTGCAGGTCCCAATGCAAAGTATAATTCAATGGATGGTTATTCCGCCAGTTCCGGCAATACAGCTACCTCCATCTATTCTACTCGTTATCTGGGAGAAGGAGAGACTATCCCGGCAGGTTATTATTCCATGCCCGATCCAATTGATCCGACAAAAACGCTGATATTTCAGGATAACAACTTTCAGGATGAAATCTACAAGCAGGCAGTTTGGCAAAATTATTATGTCGGACTTGATGGGGGAAATGAAGGGATTCGTTACAATGTCAGCCTTGGCTATACCGACGACGCCGGTGTTGCCATAGCCACTGGGTTCGACCGATTGAATTTACGCAGTAACATCGATGTAAATATCAATAAACATTTGTCACTTGTCGCGGGATTCGACTACTCCAGAGCTAATTCACAGGAGTACCCTAATCAGATGAATGTCATTTCAAGGGGTTTGGCGACACCACCCACTCAGAAAAAGTACAATGATGATGGAACCCCCACCAAAGGATACAATGCCACCTCACCCAATCCACTCTGGTATGCCTATTATAATGATCAAAGCCGAGAAGATAAAAGATTGTCAGCTTTTGGTAAACTTACTTACCGCATTTTTGATGATCTGAAAATTGAATCGCAATTATCAACCTACAACCATCATTACCAAAGCAACAGCTTTCAGAGAGCCAATGAATTTAACGGACTCCGTCCAGCCAGTTCATCCTTTGGCGAGCTTAAACGAGACAAACTGGAGATCTATGCAACCTATATTAAGGGGTTAGACGATCATTCATTATCTATAATGGGAGGGCACTCTTATCAGAAGGACAGTAACCAATCCCTGGGGGCTTCCGTTGATGGGGCTAGTTCCGATAAGGTGCCTACACTGACCGCAGGCCCCAATAAGAAGGATGCCACCAGCAATTTTACTCAGGATGTGACGATTGGTTATTTCGGTCGTTTGACATATGATTTTCAAAAAAAATATCTGCTTTCTGCAACATTTCGGGAGGATGCTTCCTCACGTTTTGCAAAAGGAAAACAGTGGGGATTCTTTCCAGGAGCATCAGCCGGATGGATTATCTCGGATGAACCCTTTATGCAGGGAATAAAAAATCTTGATAACTTGAAAATCAGAGTTAGTTACGGCCAAACAGGGAACAATGCAATTGGTCTGTACGATGCGTACGGAAGGTATTCCACCAATGCAAGATATGATGGATTTGCGGGTATTGTAGCTTCTACTATGCCAAATATGGATCTGACCTGGGAGACCTCTACGCAACTCGACCTGGGATTCGATCTGTCACTTTTCAAGAATCGATTCACAGTCTCAGCAGATTATTTCGATAAAATCACAGAAAACCTACTTTTTAGCAAAGAGTTGCCAAATACCACCGGTTTTTCTTCTGTACAAACAAATATTGGAGAAGTAAAATTTTATGGATTCGACCTGGAGATTGGTTCGACCAATATTCGTACAAAAGATTTTGAATGGACTTCGAAATTCACCTGGAGTTTTGTAAAAAACAAGGTGCTTAAATTGCCAGATAACGGACGAGACAAGAATCGTATCGGGGGTATCACCCTAGCCGACGGAACGGCTTTCGGTGGAACTGCTGAAGGTGAGTCGCTTTACCGTTATTATGGATATATGGTAGACTATATCATTGAAACGGAAGAACAAGCCAAAACAGCGATGTATGATAATTCGGCAAAAGGCTATCTCCCTTCAGACGGGAAGAAAATTGCCGGAAGAAAGCATATCGGAGACTATGAATGGAAGAACAGGCCAGGTAGTCAGACCCGAAACGATAAAGATTACATTGACAGTCAAGATCAGTTTTTTCTGGGGTACACTGTTCCACACTCTACAGGAGGTTTAAATAACAATCTTACATTCAGAAATATATCTCTAAATGTTTTTGTTGATTGGGCATTGGGACACTCAATCAATAACAATTCTGAAATGCGATATTTTATGAACACCTTTGCCAATAATTACACATTGATTGATAAGGTAAAACAAACATGGAAAGCTCCCGGTGATAAAACAAAATATGCTCGTTTTACAGCCAATGATCCGGATGACGGAAATGCCAATTTTAGTCGTACATCCAACATCTTCAACTATAAAGGTGATTACCTTTGTATTCGTGAAATTAGCCTGCAATACAATGTACCTTCTTCAAAATTAGGTAAACTGGGTATGCAAAATCTGGCCATTACCTTAGCTGGTAATAATCTGCATTATTTCACCGCAGTGGAAGGCGTTTCACCTGAAGTAGGTGCATCCACCACATATAATGCTGGTTATTACAATTATCCTCCTATTCGTAAATATTCTATCGGAGTAAAAGTTACATTCTAA
- a CDS encoding dihydrodipicolinate synthase family protein, which yields MNNYKKLKGLIAATFTPVDTNSDINYSVIRKYAQHIKDSGISGVFVCGTTGEFTSLTTVERKLILEEWIKRGEGDFQIIAHVGSNNQREAMELARHAAVKGADGIGCIAPSFFKPEKVKDLIDFFTPIASSAPQLPFYYYNMPSMTGVNLSVAQFLHEGKKTIPNLAGVKFTHNNLMEMGDCIQLDNGAFEVLHGFDETLICGLALGAVAGVGSTYNYIPHVYLNILKSMESNDVETARAFQMQSVEMVKIIIQYGGGVRGGKAIMNLIGIECGPCRPPFATFEREEYDALRENLQGIGLLVK from the coding sequence ATGAACAATTACAAAAAACTAAAAGGGCTAATTGCTGCAACCTTTACACCCGTTGATACTAACAGCGATATAAATTATTCTGTGATCAGAAAATATGCACAGCATATTAAAGATTCCGGAATATCGGGTGTATTTGTTTGCGGGACGACAGGAGAGTTTACTTCCCTCACCACTGTCGAAAGAAAACTGATCTTGGAGGAATGGATAAAACGTGGTGAAGGAGACTTTCAAATTATTGCCCATGTGGGCAGCAATAACCAGCGCGAGGCAATGGAGCTGGCACGTCATGCTGCAGTGAAAGGCGCAGATGGAATCGGATGTATCGCCCCTTCTTTTTTCAAGCCTGAAAAAGTGAAGGATCTGATCGATTTCTTTACGCCCATTGCTTCTTCCGCTCCTCAATTGCCATTCTATTACTACAACATGCCCTCCATGACCGGGGTAAACCTTTCGGTTGCACAATTTCTTCACGAAGGGAAAAAAACTATTCCCAACCTGGCCGGAGTGAAGTTTACACACAACAACCTGATGGAAATGGGCGACTGTATTCAGCTGGATAACGGGGCATTTGAGGTGTTGCATGGCTTCGACGAGACACTGATTTGTGGATTAGCACTCGGAGCCGTAGCCGGTGTGGGAAGTACGTATAACTATATACCCCATGTTTATCTGAATATTCTGAAATCTATGGAAAGTAACGATGTGGAAACGGCGCGTGCCTTTCAGATGCAGTCGGTAGAAATGGTGAAAATCATTATTCAATATGGAGGTGGCGTGAGAGGCGGAAAAGCCATCATGAATCTGATTGGAATCGAATGTGGACCCTGCCGCCCTCCTTTTGCCACATTCGAAAGGGAAGAGTATGATGCTCTCAGGGAGAACCTCCAGGGCATTGGTTTATTGGTAAAATAG
- a CDS encoding FadR family transcriptional regulator: MERLRIQNNSTTLVDQVEDRLLNYFKEKDLQKGDAIPNEMELTVSLGVSRSVVREALSRLKMMGIVETRTRRGMVLSEPSIFGGMKRAVDPRILSEDTLFDILGFRIVLEIGICSEIFRKITPDDIADLEEIVNVGIMYENNEYAPFSEFAFHTKLYKITGNKTISEFQNIIHPVMTFVKDKFQEFLAPINIRLKEEGRIVTHQDLLQLLKDGDEDRYRKALEEHFEVYRIFISQRNQYHIAQQNG; the protein is encoded by the coding sequence ATGGAAAGGCTTAGGATTCAAAACAATTCAACTACACTGGTAGATCAGGTCGAGGACAGGCTTTTGAACTATTTCAAAGAGAAGGACTTGCAAAAAGGAGATGCTATTCCTAATGAAATGGAATTAACCGTCTCATTGGGGGTGTCGAGGAGTGTAGTACGGGAGGCATTAAGCCGACTGAAGATGATGGGAATAGTGGAGACACGCACACGACGGGGCATGGTACTTTCCGAGCCTTCTATATTCGGCGGAATGAAACGTGCTGTTGATCCGAGAATTCTAAGTGAAGATACCCTCTTTGATATTCTCGGATTTAGGATTGTTCTGGAAATAGGCATTTGTAGTGAAATATTCCGAAAAATTACTCCTGATGATATTGCAGATCTGGAAGAGATTGTGAATGTAGGAATCATGTATGAAAACAACGAATATGCTCCTTTTAGTGAATTTGCTTTTCACACAAAGCTTTATAAAATAACTGGCAACAAAACTATCTCCGAATTCCAGAATATCATTCATCCTGTGATGACATTTGTGAAGGACAAATTTCAGGAGTTTCTGGCACCCATTAATATCCGTTTAAAAGAGGAAGGGCGGATTGTAACCCATCAGGACTTGCTACAGTTACTAAAAGATGGAGACGAAGACAGGTATAGAAAGGCCTTGGAGGAGCATTTTGAGGTTTACAGAATTTTTATCAGTCAAAGAAATCAATATCACATTGCTCAGCAAAACGGTTGA
- a CDS encoding helix-turn-helix transcriptional regulator, with amino-acid sequence MKNTHHGHAIKRFRHTLDIKQETLAVEMELSQALIFTYEQRKVLKDDVIERFAKALNVAHELIKEVEEDQVTLIIENNTFDKGCMAGIYYNDGDIHNNSDPIEQILELNKEKTALFELMLELEKEKSALLEKLLEDRK; translated from the coding sequence GTGAAAAACACCCATCACGGGCACGCTATCAAGCGTTTCCGTCATACACTGGACATCAAGCAGGAAACCCTCGCCGTCGAAATGGAGCTTAGCCAGGCACTGATTTTCACCTACGAACAGAGGAAGGTCCTCAAAGACGATGTAATCGAACGTTTTGCCAAAGCCCTGAACGTGGCTCACGAACTGATCAAGGAAGTGGAAGAAGATCAGGTAACTTTGATAATTGAAAATAATACCTTTGACAAAGGATGTATGGCTGGTATTTATTATAATGATGGTGATATTCATAACAACTCCGATCCCATTGAACAGATTCTGGAACTGAACAAAGAGAAAACAGCTCTCTTCGAGCTAATGCTCGAATTGGAGAAAGAAAAGAGCGCCCTTCTGGAGAAGTTGTTAGAGGACAGAAAATAA
- a CDS encoding DUF4935 domain-containing protein — protein sequence MKKKFIGYYSPDKKETDEAWSKGVFAFDANTLLNLYRYTVNTRNDFIRALKTIKDKLFLPYQAAFEYHENRLGVIEGIEKSYDDINSLLIENFDKNLQKQLNHYKKHPSILIDEIIKTHDNFLENVSNELEKQKANHPDFKTEDTVLNEITELFDDSVGEEFSKDELTKIYSEGKERYANEIPPGYKDENTKQKKGLRNIYGDLIVWKELINYTKNKKNPLIFITDDRKEDWWTIEKGKTLRPREELIKEFFDFTGIRILIYNADQFLTYAKERGLLPEIKDETIEEVKDIRVSDEKYYTNLSDILNTHSLASKSILDMLSAQTCKPINISDTLSSQAITSKSISDMLSAQSYKPISISDILSSQAMTSKSISDMLSAQKLASKNISDFFDSSLNKTDSPKKSMKKTKTNGDDEKKSTPNK from the coding sequence ATGAAAAAGAAATTTATTGGATATTATTCGCCAGATAAAAAAGAAACTGACGAAGCTTGGAGCAAAGGAGTATTTGCTTTTGATGCAAATACACTTTTAAACTTATATCGATATACGGTAAATACAAGAAATGATTTTATTCGAGCATTGAAAACGATAAAAGATAAGCTATTTCTTCCATATCAAGCCGCATTTGAATATCATGAAAACAGACTTGGGGTAATTGAAGGAATCGAAAAATCATATGATGATATTAATTCTCTTCTTATAGAAAATTTTGATAAAAACTTACAAAAGCAATTAAATCACTATAAAAAGCATCCGTCAATCCTAATAGATGAAATAATAAAAACACATGATAATTTCTTGGAGAATGTATCCAATGAGCTTGAAAAACAAAAAGCGAATCATCCAGATTTCAAAACTGAAGATACTGTATTAAATGAAATTACTGAACTTTTTGATGATAGTGTGGGTGAAGAATTCTCAAAAGATGAATTAACTAAGATTTATTCAGAGGGAAAAGAAAGGTATGCTAATGAAATCCCTCCTGGATATAAAGATGAAAACACAAAGCAAAAAAAAGGGCTCAGAAACATTTATGGTGATTTGATTGTCTGGAAAGAATTAATTAATTATACGAAAAACAAAAAAAATCCTCTCATTTTTATAACTGATGATAGAAAGGAAGATTGGTGGACAATTGAAAAAGGGAAAACTTTAAGACCAAGAGAAGAATTAATAAAGGAATTTTTTGATTTTACAGGAATAAGAATTCTAATTTATAATGCTGACCAGTTTTTAACTTATGCAAAGGAAAGAGGTTTGCTACCAGAAATTAAAGATGAGACGATTGAAGAAGTAAAAGATATTCGTGTTTCAGATGAAAAATATTATACTAATTTAAGTGATATTTTGAACACACACTCACTTGCTTCAAAGAGTATTTTAGACATGCTAAGTGCTCAGACCTGTAAACCAATTAATATTTCTGACACGTTAAGTTCTCAAGCAATTACTTCAAAGAGTATTTCAGATATGCTTAGTGCCCAATCATATAAACCGATTAGTATTTCTGATATATTGAGTTCTCAGGCAATGACTTCAAAAAGTATTTCAGACATGCTAAGTGCTCAAAAGTTAGCATCAAAAAATATATCTGACTTTTTTGATTCTTCTTTGAATAAAACTGACAGTCCTAAGAAATCTATGAAAAAGACTAAAACAAACGGTGATGATGAAAAAAAATCTACACCTAATAAATAG